A window of Hordeum vulgare subsp. vulgare chromosome 5H, MorexV3_pseudomolecules_assembly, whole genome shotgun sequence genomic DNA:
CATACGACAATCATACAATCTTTTTAAGACGGAAACAGATTGCTCACAGCCTTATTGTAAAACAATTGATATTTTATGACACATCTGTTTTGCAGGGAGTTGCAATCACTCAAGAAAATTCTCTATTAGATAACACTGCCAGAATAGAGGGATGGTTAGATCGATTTCCTATGTTTGACTGGGTTGGTGGTAGAACATCAGAATTGTCAGCGGTGGGGTTACTTCCAGCTGCATTACAGGTCAGTGCCTTCCACTTTCCAATGTTGCAGAGAAGCGGACTTCCATGAAATTCCATATTAACATGAGTGGTTTTTGTCATTTACCAGGGTATTGATGTCAAGGAAATGCTAGTTGGTGCAGCACTAATGGATGAGGAGACCAGGAACACTGTGGTATGGTATTTTAGATGTATAGACTAGTTTGGTCATATGATATGACTATGGAGAATGTCTCAAGTATTGCTTTGCACTTATCCAGGTTAAGGAAAATCCAGCAGCATTACTTGCGTTATCTTGGTATTGGGCTACTGAAGGAATAGGCAGCAAGGTTTGTGGCTTAATTGCTTACAATTTCTGTCGAGGTTTCTGATTTCAGTATTTTGCTTACTAGTGGCTTTACCCCTCGTCCAGGATATGGTTGTACTTCCTTACAAGGATAGTCTGCTACTTTTGAGTAGATATTTACAACAGCTTGTCATGGAATCTCTTGGGAAAGAATTTGACCTTGATGGCAATCGGGTATGTATTCTTGCTTCTCTACTCCCAGTACTTGATGTTCTGTATCTACACTACCAGCTGCCAGATTTTGTGCTTAGTTGTGTGCTTTGTTAAGCATATAAAATTTTAATGGCAGGTTAATCAGGGGCTAACTGTATATGGTAACAAAGGAAGTACAGACCAGCATGCGTAAGTTCACACTTATGTTTCTACAGTACTTACTGTGGTTAAAGTGCAACTTTTACTAAACTGTCTATGGTTGCAGTTACATTCAACAGCTAAGAGAAGGGGTGCACAACTTCTTTGTTACTTTTATAGAGGTTTTGCGTGACAGGCCTCCGGGTCATGATTGGGAGCTCGAACCTGGAGTCACATGTGGTGACTACTTGTTTGGGATGTTGCAGGTTTGTCTTCAGAGTTCAGATTTTAAGAGATAGAATTATGTTAATTTGTGCACTAGTATGATGATTAAAGACAGATGAAACCTATGCCTCACAGGGTACACGTTCTGCTCTTTATTCTAATGACCGGGAGTCCATCTCCGTTACCGTGCAAGAAGTAACTCCCAGAGCCGTTGGAGCACTGGTTGCACTCTATGAACGTGCAGTTGGAATTTATGCTTCTTTAGTAAACATCAATGCATATCATCAGCCTGGTACTATCCTCAAGATGCACTAGTATTGCTCAGGATCCATAACTTATTGTTGTTATTCTTATCATTATATATGCTGTATGATGCAGGTGTCGAGGCAGGGAAAAAAGCAGCAGGAGAGGTATTGGCACTTCAGAAAAGGGTGCTGACTGTTCTCAATGAAGCCAGGTATGAAATCTCTTATTTCACTTTTGTTCTTTGATGAAGCTGTACTTGTTTTGCGTGGTATTCCAGGCAATGTTTAGATTACGTAGTATGCATGCCCTCTGTTACCTGTCGAATGTCTCTTGGGTAACTGAAAATGTTTAGGATAATCTAGATTTCAGAAATTCTTCATGGATTATGATTACATGCCGCCAGATAGCAAGCCTGCTGCCTGAACAGTTTGTTATCCATGAAGCTTAGGTGTGCTAGACTCTCTGTTTATGGGCTAAATTTGCTTATCATTTGCGACCATTTTTCCTAAGGCCATCAGAACCATTGATGCACTTTGCCTACCCTAAGGGAGTCCTGTTACAGTTTTTTTAGTCAATGACTCTGCTGAACCATTGACCCTATGACAAGCATCTCTTGCTGCTACTTTGGCTGCAATGTGCTTTCAATTTCAGCACATCACAGAATTCTGCTGAAGACTTTCGTGATTAATCATATGAACGTTCCTTTTGGAGGTACTTAGATTCCTGTTCGTCATATATGTTTGCTTGTTCTCTTTCAGTTGCAAAGACCCTGCTGAACCATTGACCCTGGAGCAAATCGCAGATCGTTGCCATTGCCCCGAAGATGTAATTTCACCTCTCATGCCTTTTGTTTTTTGCCAACTTAAATTTCGCAATTTCTTAACTCATGCATTATGCTTTTTTTTTTTATTTGCATCAGATTGAGATGATATACAAAATAATTCAGCACATGGCAGCCAATGATAGAGCACTTATAGCAGAAGGTAGCTGCGGTTCTCCTCGAAGCGTCAAGGTTTACCTTGGAGAATGCAATGTAGACGACCTATGATTACCCCCTTCATATTTGCGTTTGGATTTGTGTAAAATGGGTGGTCTCCTGGAATAAAGGAACAACACCAGTGGCTGGGCCATGTGTGCTCCAGACGTGCCATTAGTTTCTTATTTGGTTGTGATGGCacgattgttccttgtgccttagGGTTCAGATTTTTTGGTTTTAAGTGCCATCAGTTACAAAACAATGGAGGATGATGCCCTGCATATGTCACTGAGTTTCAATATCTCCACTATATTCTGTCAAAGCTCCATTCGCCGCACATCTGGTACAATTGTTTGCAACCAATTATGCCTTTTCTGGCATAGAAATAAAAATATTCAAACAAGTGGGCATATTCGTTTGGTGCAGTTGATTCACAAAGTTTATTCTGGCACAATGCAATGTTGTTGACATGAATGGCATATATACATTTTGGGGATACATATGATGAGATTCAGTTGCTTCACGCAGCCAAATGAATGGCCTATTTACATTCTGGCACCAACGAAATTTATTTAAATGGGCTTCCGAGCCTTCAATCAACAAACCTAAATGCTAAGCCTCAATCCTTCAAGCATCCCAATAGACCTAAACTCTAGACCTCAATTTTTCAATCGGCAGTATCCCTGCTCAGATATTTCCAACCAATGCAGTATCCTTTACCTAACTAACTGTAGCACGCCAGTTACAACAATTACCACCACCCATCATTCACAGGAACTTGGACACCACACGCCAGGACATCTGAATGGCTGTGCCTGCTACCTTTATAATTGCTTGATTATTGTAGATGCTGTGAGCATGAAAAATGTGCACTGCAATCAGATTACACAGGATATGTATTATGTATACAGGAAGTACTTACAGATAAAATAACGAAGCAAATAATTTATTATCTAGATGAAAATTTTTAAGGGCATGATGTCTGAACAGATCCCATCCCAGACTGATGCCCAAAATTACGGCAATCTTACATAAGCCAGAGCCTGATTAGTTGACTCCATCAGATCTTGGAAGTGATCAATCATGGGGCAAACACACATCACATATTTTCTCCCAGGGTTAGTTAGTAGTGAAGACCAATAGAGCACAACCTCTCTATAGGAGCATTTTGAAGCCTGCAACAGTATGTAACTGACTGGACTGGACGAGATTACATAACGGATGACCAAGACAAACTCTGAAGACATAGCTGGCAGCACATTTGACTATGCTCAGCAGTTTGTGTGCTTTGTGAAATGAAATTGATAGAAAACTAATTTACAGTATTTCCATCGGGAACTCAAGCTTAGTAACAAGTTATGCAGGTTGGGTCAACATTTCTTGAAAGTTCATGCCCAAGGTTAGTGAAATAACTTACCCAACAGCTGTAGCACCCCATGAAGCTACATTATAAATGTTTTTTGTCCCATCCCATGCCTTCCGAAGCTTGCCTTTTCTCTTCTCGGCTGAAAATGTCTTCTTAAGGGCTGGCAGAAGAGCGGTGATGAAGTTCAGCATTAAAACTTTCATTTGAAATGATTAGAGTAATCATTCTGATGACAAAGAAAAGAGAGAGCAAACCTTTCTGAAGTCGATCAGGAGATAATTCCTGTAGAACATGAGATATTCATGGATCAGATGTATAGATCAACTCTCATACATGAAGAGAAACGACTCGGTAAAAAAGAACAACACTGAGATATTATAGAGAAGAGCAGCACAAGTATATCAAGTCCGGAACATGGTGACTGGGGCATCTCTTATAAAGAGAGATGTGTGACACGGAAATGAaccaaattttctcaaatatactGATTATCATGTGGACAGACGTTAAATCAATGATCGTTCATTGCATCAAACCACATCATAAGGGAAAAGGAACGAAGGTTTCAAGGTGATGATAGAATCACATTGAAGTGAAAATAGCAGGACATTCCTACCTTGGTTTTTGTAAGTGTTGATAAGTATGTGGCTACAAAGAAAGCTACCCCTTCAGCTGCATCCTCTGGCTTAACAAGAACATatccgttgtcgtcatcatcttccCACACATCTCCCGCCTTTATTACATCCCATGATGTATCCAATTCAACTGTGGCAAAGAACATAAACGAACTTTAGAGTATCGCAACTCTATTTCGAGAAAGGTTAAATAAAAAGATATGTGAAACACAACATTCCACTGCATGAGTATTATAGGCACTACCAGCAGTAATAACAAGTGCATTCGGCAGAGGCATACCTGCACCATTTTGACATACAGACTTTTGAATTTCATGGAACTCCTGAAGAAATTCAGGTGATTCAAACCTAGATTTAAGGAGATCCAACATCTGCAAGGTGAAAGCAAGCCGTTCAGACTTCAGAGCGTTGAGACAGCTAACAGCTTCATGGCAACAGTCGAACTACAATAAAAACTCTCCATGCTCCCCCTCATATCACTCGAGAATATAAATCCAAGTGACACGAGATTGTTTGGCACACATTCTAAATGGGGAAAGTGGGGATAACATGCAAAATAGGAAAATGATTGCACGTGCTATACTGATCCTTGATCCTCATGCCCTGTTAACGGCAGTTATATTCCTAGTTTATGAATACTAAGAAGATGTTTAGCCTAAACCATCACATTACATTGTTCCACCACCATCACAGATGCCAACATCTATACTTTGGATAACCTCACTGCATCTGATCCTGCTTCCAATAAAAGGGCATCTTTCCATGGTAGAGTATCTGACTCCAGATGTTCACAGGTTCCTTACTGGTCCCAGTCAGCACTCACCACGCAGAGGAACCACATACAAATATGAGAAACAGTAAGTATCAAAGCACTTTTTAACTGGTTCCGGAAACAAGGCACCCAACTCAGATCTA
This region includes:
- the LOC123398934 gene encoding uncharacterized protein LOC123398934 isoform X2, which translates into the protein MEQPSTSSPSAPLPRRSPTKVRLRRQRLEALLQELRQTLDGLGDADLGASLSDAAADSEASEYGDNEGGDDDGDSAASMASDSDRATDQMLDLLKSRFESPEFLQEFHEIQKSVCQNGAVELDTSWDVIKAGDVWEDDDDNGYVLVKPEDAAEGVAFFVATYLSTLTKTKELSPDRLQKALKKTFSAEKRKGKLRKAWDGTKNIYNVASWGATAVGAHFSCSQHLQ
- the LOC123398933 gene encoding glucose-6-phosphate isomerase 1, chloroplastic, with product MASISGAAAPPSSSSACRLRLRRQLLMRPSHLRLRAPHSIADLSRSSSSHAPAPPLAASRAPGQGGGGGAVEKDPIKLWDRYVEWLYQHKQLGLFVDVSRMGFTDDFLRRMEPLMQRAFVAMGELEKGAIANPDEGRMVGHYWLRDPGLAPNSFLRTKIEKTIDHILAFSQDIISAKIKPPSSQAGRFTQILSIGIGGSSLGPQFVSEALAPDNPPLKIRFIDNTDPAGIDHQIAQLGEELRSTLVIVISKSGGTPETRNGLLEVQKAFRDAGLDFSKQGVAITQENSLLDNTARIEGWLDRFPMFDWVGGRTSELSAVGLLPAALQGIDVKEMLVGAALMDEETRNTVVKENPAALLALSWYWATEGIGSKDMVVLPYKDSLLLLSRYLQQLVMESLGKEFDLDGNRVNQGLTVYGNKGSTDQHAYIQQLREGVHNFFVTFIEVLRDRPPGHDWELEPGVTCGDYLFGMLQGTRSALYSNDRESISVTVQEVTPRAVGALVALYERAVGIYASLVNINAYHQPGVEAGKKAAGEVLALQKRVLTVLNEASCKDPAEPLTLEQIADRCHCPEDIEMIYKIIQHMAANDRALIAEGSCGSPRSVKVYLGECNVDDL
- the LOC123398934 gene encoding uncharacterized protein LOC123398934 isoform X1, whose amino-acid sequence is MEQPSTSSPSAPLPRRSPTKVRLRRQRLEALLQELRQTLDGLGDADLGASLSDAAADSEASEYGDNEGGDDDGDSAASMASDSDRATDQMLDLLKSRFESPEFLQEFHEIQKSVCQNGAVELDTSWDVIKAGDVWEDDDDNGYVLVKPEDAAEGVAFFVATYLSTLTKTKELSPDRLQKALKKTFSAEKRKGKLRKAWDGTKNIYNVASWGATAVGIYNNQAIIKVAGTAIQMSWRVVSKFL